A portion of the Penaeus monodon isolate SGIC_2016 chromosome 28, NSTDA_Pmon_1, whole genome shotgun sequence genome contains these proteins:
- the LOC119590933 gene encoding altered inheritance of mitochondria protein 3-like isoform X1, with amino-acid sequence MIVKLLAVMLIGVCATSADRNLASFVAGRPISHGVPGAQTFGGVPSFQRPQVDPRPPSFQRPQVDPRPPSFQRPQVDPRPPSFQRPQVDPRPPSFQRPQVDPRPPGFTVYG; translated from the exons ATGATAGTGAAACTTCTGGCCGTCATGCTGATTG GCGTGTGCGCCACCTCGGCCGACCGGAACCTCGCCAGCTTCGTGGCTGGACGCCCCATCAGCCACGGCGTTCCGGGCGCCCAGACCTTCGGAGGCGTGCCCTCCTTCCAGCGGCCGCAAGTAGACCCCCGACCCCCGAGCTTCCAGCGGCCGCAAGTAGACCCCCGACCCCCGAGCTTCCAGCGGCCGCAAGTAGACCCCCGACCCCCGAGCTTCCAGCGGCCGCAAGTAGACCCCCGACCCCCGAGCTTCCAGCGGCCGCAAGTAGACCCCCGACCCCCAGGGTTCACTGTGTATGGGTga
- the LOC119590933 gene encoding myosin tail region-interacting protein MTI1-like isoform X2 — MIVKLLAVMLIGVCATSADRNLASFVAGRPISHGVPGAQTFGGVPSFQRPQVDPRPPSFQRPQVDPRPPSFQRPQVDPRPPSFQRPQVDPRPPGFTVYG, encoded by the exons ATGATAGTGAAACTTCTGGCCGTCATGCTGATTG GCGTGTGCGCCACCTCGGCCGACCGGAACCTCGCCAGCTTCGTGGCTGGACGCCCCATCAGCCACGGCGTTCCGGGCGCCCAGACCTTCGGAGGCGTGCCCTCCTTCCAGCGGCCGCAA GTAGACCCCCGACCCCCGAGCTTCCAGCGGCCGCAAGTAGACCCCCGACCCCCGAGCTTCCAGCGGCCGCAAGTAGACCCCCGACCCCCGAGCTTCCAGCGGCCGCAAGTAGACCCCCGACCCCCAGGGTTCACTGTGTATGGGTga
- the LOC119591358 gene encoding extensin-like, whose protein sequence is MLLKEIALVLLGVWTASADLDLGSFVAGRPTNHGVPGAQTFGGVLSFQRPQVDPRPPSFQQPQVDPRPPVFSRYVRSASQPRPQMQPTPPPGYQPRPPVQPTPPPGHIPAQTLPDELSQDKSAQLPPKSELLKSFPRPGRPHPLPGTLLQGSDGDQKTARFNRPTRPGGIPGAGVGRPEPLPGPLPQWPQTLPAPLPGTPVVLPGILPVIPETLPATLPEEKAASLPPKSQLTKPASHPQPLPAALPQGVQTLPAVLPGRPQTLPADLTEGKTSPLPPKSELTKPASRPHQTEDNDGFAPLPTGPQVQPRPPPRDLTKPAPRPPRPQVQPTHPSGFQPAQTLPVELPSDKTAQLPPKSELLKPASRPPRPQVDPKPTPGQLTKPTTQP, encoded by the exons ATGCTGTTAAAAGAGATAGCTCTTGTACTGCTTG gCGTGTGGACCGCCTCGGCCGACCTAGACCTCGGCAGCTTCGTAGCTGGACGCCCCACTAACCATGGGGTTCCGGGCGCCCAGACCTTCGGAGGTGTGCTCTCCTTTCAGCGGCCGCAAGTAGACCCACGACCCCCGAGCTTCCAGCAGCCGCAGGTGGACCCACGGCCTCCTGTCTTCAGCCGATACGTGCGATCCGCCAGCCAGCCACGCCCACAAATgcagccaacaccacctcctggATATCAACCGCGCCCGCCGGTGCAGCCGACCCCTCCCCCAGGCCACATCCCCGCCCAGACGCTGCCGGATGAGCTTTCGCAAGACAAGTCAGCGCAACTGCCGCCGAAGAGCGAGCTGCTGAAGTCTTTTCCTCGGCCGGGGAGACCGCACCCGCTCCCCGGGACTCTCCTGCAAG GCAGCGACGGAGACCAGAAGACGGCGCGGTTCAACAGACCCACTCGCCCAGGAGGCATTCCTGGCGCAGGTGTCGGTCGCCCCGAGCCCCTGCCTGGCCCCCTGCCCCAGTGGCCCCAGACGCTCCCCGCGCCCTTGCCCGGGACGCCCGTCGTCCTCCCGGGAATCCTACCAGTGATCCCAGAGACCTTGCCGGCCACGCTCCCGGAGGAAAAGGCCGCATCCCTACCGCCCAAGTCTCAGCTCACCAAGCCGGCCTCTCACCCTCAGCCCCTTCCAGCTGCCCTCCCTCAGGGCGTCCAGACCCTGCCCGCTGTGCTTCCAGGCCGCCCTCAGACGCTCCCAGCTGACCTGACGGAGGGGAAgacctcccccctgccccctaagTCAGAGCTCACCAAGCCGGCCTCTCGCCCTCACCAGACCGAAGACAACGATGGTTTCGCCCCCCTTCCAACGGGCCCTCAGGTCCAGCCCAGACCGCCTCCCCGGGACCTTACCAAACCCGCCCCCCGACCACCTCGCCCGCAGGTGCAGCCCACGCACCCGTCAGGCTTTCAGCCCGCGCAGACCTTGCCAGTGGAGCTTCCATCAGACAAAACAGCGCAGCTTCCTCCCAAATCGGAGCTTCTGAAGCCCGCCTCCCGACCGCCTCGCCCTCAGGTGGACCCAAAACCCACCCCGGGACAACTCACCAAGCCAACCACTCAACCCTAG